In Methanoculleus sp. SDB, the genomic stretch TTGTCGGCTTCGGGTGTGATCATGACTGCCGCTGATCCGGACGCGATAAGAAGCAGTAGTCCCGTCACAACGGCGCCTGCCACTATTCTGCTCGTCATTATCATTCCTCCTCCCTTCACCGACCAATAGCCGGCTGACATAATGAATACTTTTATGCGGAGAATAAACATTTGTGCAGGTATGAAACAGATTGACCAGATGTCGGGAGTGCCGGGAATGCTTCGGCCGTTCAAGAAATTTATCATGGAAGCAGGTCTTGGTTCCGGCGACCAGATCGTGTATTATGGCTGCCCCGGGACATGCACGCCGTTTATCGAATTGCTCGCGTTTGCGATACGGGATCTCCCCGTACAACAGGTGTATGTTCCGTATTTCGAGGAATCAAATGCAAAGCAGCTTGCACTTCGGGAGGGTGTCGGGATGCAGGTGACGGAAGGGGCGGTCAGCCTCTCACCGGCCGTCATCGTGGTGATGGGTGGCCTCTCAATGCCGGGCGTCCCCGTTACCGTTGAAAAGGCATCGGAGACGGTCGCTCAGTACAGCGCCCGAAAGATCGGTGTCTGCTTTATGGATATGTTTCAAAAAACCGGGTGGCTCGATTCGATTGCGTTCGATCTCCTTATCGACGCAACCATCGATCCGGTGCGTATCTATTCGGGACAGGACTGATTCGTGGGGAAATACCGGTGCGTACATCAGGGCTCATCAACGGCACCGAAATGTTTCAGTGCGCTGGACGCCTGGTGCAGGTACGTTTCGATAACGTACTGGTCTTTGAGCTCGGATCCCTTCGGAAGCAGGAAGAATGTCCCACCAAGGAGCGAGGATCCGGCCGTGAGTCCCATCATGTAGATGCCGCCCAGATCCAGTTCCTTTTTAATTTTCTTCGCTTGTGAGCGGGTGGCAATTCCATCAAGGAGAAACTCCATCTCGCCGTTCAGTTTGATAAGTTCGCCCTGTAAAAGACCGTTCCATCCTTTCCCGGCAAGCTCCGCTACCATCTTTTCCGGTGCGCACCCGGCAATACCGGCAAAATGCTCCGGGATCGGACCCCCTCCATCAAATCGTATGGTGATGTCCGAATCTTCGTTGTGACAGGCAAAAACAACGATATAGAGTGCTTCCGGCACAAGGATCTGCAGATGTTTGCCGATATTTCTGAAGATGTCGGTGCCGGGAGGCATGTCGATGAAATTCATCGCAGTCTGGGCAAGGAATTCCATGTACTTGTAGTACCGCTTGACCATGCCTTCGCGCTCTTTCTCGCGGGTGATATCGCGCCCGACAATCTGGTACTCGCGCGAGTCATCGGCAGGGTTGGGCGTAATGAGCCGCGTCGTCCACATGTGCCAGAAAATATCCTTCGAGCTTCGCCACTCCCGTCCCTCCTGAGGGAGAATGACGCGGTACTCCGATACGCATACGGGCTTTTCACCCGTAAGCCCGGAAATCTCAGCCTTTACTATGTCCCTGTCATCCTCGAGGATATAGGAATAAATGGTTGTGCCGAGGATTTCCTCACAGGGCAGGGCAAAATACCGGCAGAACGCGCTGTTGGCAAATGTTAGCGTTCCGTCCGGAAGAAACCGGCAGATCAGGTCCGTCTGATCCTCAACGATTGTCCGGTACCTCTCCTCGCTCTTTTTAAGAGCCTCTTCGGTCTCCTTGAGGCTGGTGACATCCTCCATAATTGCGATGACACCCTTGTTTCCGCCTTCGAAGACCGTAGGGATAAACTTCAGCCTGAAATAGCAGGTCCTGTCGTTTCCATCATACTCAACCTCGCGGGTCGTCCCCGTTCCCGCATTGCACTCTTCGATCATTTCCGCAATTCCGGGAGTGGTGAGCAGGGGCAGATCCGCTTCCGTCACCTTCCTGCCGATCAAATCCGATTCCTCACGGCCTGTGAAGGTGAGGTAGCCCTTATTGACGTGGATGACCCGTGCATCCTCGTCAAGCACGACAATTAAATCCGAAGAACAGGAGAGCATCGAGCTGATCGGGATGCGATCGGAGATCGTGTAGACCTTGGCGTTGCCCAGCACCTGAACCTCGACCTGACCGGAGATTAAAAGAATATGCAGATATTTTGCTATCGAATTGCGGTTAATATTCAGCTGGCGGGAGATATCAGTTATCGTCATCCCTTTCGGCCGGAACTTAAGGGAGTTGAGAATCCGTGCAACCGTCTCCTCGTCGCCCTGCATGAGTAGATATCAGGAATAGTGGTTAATAAAGATTTACGGAAACCGGACGGAACCATTAAAACGAAATTCTTCGGCTTTTTACACAATCCGGACCAGCACATACGGCCACGGGAAAATAAAGAAAAATTTAGAGGTAGGGATTCCTGAGCGCCTTGCCGGATCCGTCGGCTTTCACGCCGAAGGATGCGCGGGCTTCCACGGTCTTCTGGTTCTTCGTGATCTTGTCTGTTGCCAGCTTGGTCACGAGTTCCAGACCGGGTTTGACCTCCTCGATTGGCTTGGTCTCGAAGCACCCGGCATCGACTGCCCGTGCCCATACGCCGTCCCCGACCTTGGTCCGCACAAAGACCGTGCTCCACCCGTCGGGCGTGCCCACGGATCCCGTGGAAACATCGGCGAGATTGGAGACGTAGTCGAGACAGACGTGGCAGCCGGGCTGCTCGTACTTGTGGGTCAGCTTTAAGGGAATCTGGGACAGGCCACCGCGCTCGGTGTACACCGAGAACTTGCCCTTGCCGATATCCATCTTGACGGCCGACTCCATCTTCACGGTGCAGTGGTCTTCCACCATGGTCTCGAGACCCTGGTACGGGAAGTTTTCCATGCAGAAGATGCCGATTGCGAGTGCAATCTTGTCGGGCACGTCGCGCATGCCGATCGGGTAGAGCTGTGCCTTCCGGAGACCCTGCATCTGGCAGGGCGTGCCGACGATACCGACCTTGTCAAGACCGTAGGACCGCGTCGCCTCCTTGATCAGCGCCATGTTCGGGCTGATCGTATAGCGGGTGCCGCGAGCTGCGAGCAGTTCCGCCTTCGTGGTGGCGACGACGGGTTCGGGCATCCAGGGTTCGGCACCGGGTCCGGCGACGATGGCGCCGTCGATGATGCCCTCATCAAGCGCGAACGCAAAGAGCTGGGTTACAATTCCGCCATCCTGGGACGCGGAAAGGATTCCCTTGTCCGTCGAACGGGCCGCAACTGCAGACTTGTAGTTACCGAGAACCATTTCTCACTCACCTCCCTGACCCATTGCAGCACCAATCAGTTCGGTGATGCTCTCGAATTCGTTGATCACATCGAAGTTGAAGAAGCTCCGCGGGCATTGTGCGTAGCATGCACCGCATTTGATGCACAAGTCGCGATCGACCTGCGGTTTGCCGTATACCATCGTGATTGCACGGACGGGACACGTTGCCGCACAGGTACCGCAGCCCATACAGAGGCCCTGGTTGATGACATCGTACATGAGATCGCAGCCGCAGGCTTCAGTCCCGCGCTTTGCGAGATTCATCAGCGGTGTCAGGTACGCAGCCGCGAGCGCCTTCTGCTCGTCGGTTCCCTGCAGGAGCAGGTATGCCATCACGCAGACGTTCCTGATAGACTGGGGGCCCGGCGGGCATCCCGGCAGGGTAACGTCCACATCGATGATATCCCCGATGGGCAGGTACGACTCGTGCTGCGGCTGGTTCCACTGACCGCCACGGCAGAAGCGCGTGATGTTGCCGTACGATGCACATGCACCGAGGGCGACAACGACCTTCGCCTTCCTCCTTGTTTCCTTAATCTCTTCAACGGCCATCTCGTCCTGGATACAGACGGAGCCCTCTACCAGAGCCACATCCATCTCGGGAACATGCCGTACATCTACGAGGGTTAATGCGTAGACGAGATCGGCATAATCATCGAGAATCTTAAAGAGCCCTTCGTAGTTGTCAGCAAGGGACACGAGACATCCGGTACATCCGCTCATGTGCACGTGCCCGACTGTAATTTTGTTTGCCACAGGCTTTTCCTCCTGAATTACTCCTTCCAGCTTTTGTTCAATTTTCACATCACCGGGTTTTGATGCAGGTTTTGCGACCGGTATCGCCTTTTCAGCCGGCATTTCCGCCGGTTTCTCAGGCGCCGTCCGCTTCTCCTGCGGCTCCCCCATGATGAGTTTTTTGAGAGCTGATAGTATGCCCATAATCCACTCCTATTTCGTCAAGTACTAAACGTACTGCCTTAGGAATGGCCTTTTTCACCGTATCAGTGACCCAGAATTCGTAACTTTCGTCTTCGTTCGAAATCCGGGAGAGTTCAATACACTCTGGCTGGCATCCGATGATGACAATCTCCATGCGTTCCGCAAGAACCCTCAGGGGTTCCCGCAGTCCCCACGAATGGTCGTCGGTATAGCTCCCCGGTGAAAGATAATCGGGCGTAACCTTCGTGATCTGCCCGGGTTCTCCTCCGAAATCAAGGATGTCAACGATGACCATCTTCCGGACAGGCGCGTCTGACTGCGCCATCAGCGTGAAGAGATAATGGGGGCCCGCAAGGCCGGCGTCAAGCACCTTCACGTTTTCGGGAAGGGCGATTTTCTTGAGCTCCGAAACCACAGCAGGTCCGAACCCGTCGTCGGTCTGGAGCGGATTGCCGCATCCGACCACCATATTCTCAGAATACCAGTCCAACATGCACGAACGCTCACTGAATGAGTTTCTGGGCCACTACCTTCTTCTCTTCATCGACCACGAGCATGTGAGTCGCACAGGAAACACACGGGTCGTATGCACGGACAATGACTTCAGCAAGCTGCCAGGGTGCACCTTCAAGCGCACGGCTGCACGTCGGGAAGTTCCAGGTCGTCGGCACGAGCAGTGAGTACCACTGCACCTTGTTGTCCTTCACCTTCGCGAGGTGGACATCGCATCCGCGGGGCGCTTCGTTCGCACACCAGCCAAGCGATCCATCACCGCTGGGGATCTCGTCGGCAAGTACACTGCCGGATGTATCGAGTGCGTCGACCGCTTCCATCATGGCGTACAGCGTGTCGGGGAATTCCATCTGGCGGGCAATCTGCAGTCCCATCGCTCCCTTCCGGTCGTAATCGCGGTATTTTGCGAGACGGGCACGGGGACCGACTTCGACGGGTGCTCCGTCGTAGAGCGGGACGCCGGTGCATGCCTCCATCTGGGGCCATGCCTTTGCGCCTGCCTTTGTTGTACCGCCGAACGGGTAACTGGGATCCTCGAGGTCAATCTCCATTTCACCCATATACCAGTCCCAGGGGCGGACTTCGGTCCAGCGCTCGGGACTCCACTGGGGATCGAGATCAAGGCTGGAGCTCGCGTAAAGCGGGGCTGCTGCCATGTATCCCTGATCGTGGAAGCCGAACTTCTCCGTCTTCTCAACTTCCACACCGCTTGCATTCGCTGCAGTCGGGCGCGCATCCCAGTTCTTGAAGATCGCAATCATCAGGTCCATATGGGCGTGCATGAGCGGTACTCCCTCCTTGGCAAGGTCGTAGATCTTGGCCTTTGCCCGGGGGGTGATATTCGTGTACATACCGCCGACACGGGGATTGCTCGGGTGAATGGCTTCGCCACCGACAATCTCGCCGATTGTCTGCGCGATCTCGCGGAGGCGCTGAATCCGGAGTGCAACTGTGCGCACGGGCTCCTCAGGAGTGAACGGGTTGATTTTCACGTCGGTGCCGGGAAGATACATATCCGGCAACGAGAGGATGTTGTGCAGCGCATGGCTGTGGAGCCTGTTTGCACATTGCAGGATCAAACGCAGAAGATATGCATCCTCGGGGATTTCACAGCCGATGGAGGCCTCCATTGCCTCGCAACCGGCGAGTGTGTGTGCAATCGGACAGATACCGCAGACACGTGAGGAGATCTTCGGCACCTGGTGCATCGACTTTCCAATGGCGAGTTTTTCAATACCCCGTACAGGTGTCAGGCTGAGCCAGTCACCACGCTCGATGATGCCTTCATCATTGACTTTCAAAACGAGCTTGGTGTGTCCCTCATGCCTGGTGGTTGGGGAAATCTCTACAACTTTCGACAATAATATCGCCTCATTTTGTATTTTTTGTTCACAGGGCTATACAAGTGTAAATACACATGCTTTCAGCAACACACGTACTCATGAGTACGTTATCTTTTAATTATTGCTTCGTTAAAAATATCTTTCGTTGTGATTTTCCAGATTTTAAAAGAAAAAACCGGAGGAAAACGTGTTTTCCACACATAATAACCGGGAATTAAAAGAGAAACTTGATAAAATCTGCTCTGTTTCCGAATATTACTGGATTTCCCCCAATTCCGCACGGAGTTCAGCGAGAGTTGCCTTGCGCTCGGCATAGGCGTCGTGCTGGTGGATGCTCTCCTCATTCGTCTGCTTAATGGTAATTAAGGTATCTCCCGGCAGGCCGGAGAACTGTTTAATCACCCTTTTTGCCATCTCCCGAACGCAATCCTCAACAAATCGGGCATTTTTATGCGCACTGTAGACAACGTGACTTTCGTCTCCGCGTTTCAGAAGCTCATAGATCTGCGCGCTCATCGATTCTTTGAGAATATTGATTATCGATTCGAGTTCCACGTGCTGATCGTCGTCCGTTTCGATGGAGAGGAAACCCTTGCCACGCTGGTTGTGGGTCGCCATCGGGACCTCGTCCAGAAATGCGTCAATCTTGTTTTGATCGATATCGAGATCCTGAAGCACGTACATAGCCCGTTCTTTCATGATATTCTGCGCACAGGGGCACGCGGTCATACCGGTGACTTCGGCACCGATGCTCTTCCGGACAAGCGGCGTTGTGCCGGTACGCTGGGCGACGGCGCTGGCGACGACCTTCACGACTTCATGGCACTCGGTCTTGGAGACGGGGGTCTCCCGCTTGACCATGAAGAGGCTTTTCATGTCCACCTCGGTCCGGTCCGCGTACTCATGGTGATCGAGAAGCTTTCGCGCCACCGCATTGCAGACCTCCTCGATCCCCTTCACTTCGCCCTCAATCGCCTGCTGGAGCACTTCGTCGATCACTTCGAAGTTGCGGGAGAGATTCGCTCCCTTCAGGCTGCTCGGCAGGTCGACAAAGACATTGAAATTCGAGATGAAAATAACGGGGCGTTTTCCCGGGCGTCCGACTTCGACGAGTTTTTTGACGTTCTTCACGCCAACCCGTGTCAGATTGATGCGAACGTCGGGCAACGTAGATTGTGTATCCGGAAGTTCCATTACATTGACCTCATCTGATGGAGAATTTTTTCCCCCACTCAGGAAAAGAATCTGAAGTACGTTTTTTATCCAGTCATATAATATTTATGAAAGCAGACCCAATTATGCTTGGCGAAGACAATGCTCAAAAAATACTACGAATCGGACGCAGATTTGAGTATCCTTGATAAAAGCACCATAGCCGTGATTGGCTATGGATCCCAGGGCAGAGGGCAGGCACTCAACCTGCGCGACAGCGGCCTCAACGTCATCATCGGACTCCGGCCCGGAAAAAGCTGGCAGAAAGCCTCCGAGGACGGATTTGAGGTCTATGTAGTCTCAGAAGCAACACAGAAGGCAGATGTTGTGATGATCCTCCTCCCCGATGAAAATCAGGCGGCGGTCTACCGCGCCGAAATCTTCCCGCATCTCGTGGAAAACAACTGCCTTCTGTTCTCACATGGATTCAATATTCACTATGGCCAGATCATGCCTCCGCCAAACGTCGACGTCGCAATGGTCGCCCCCAAAGGCCCCGGGCACATGGTCAGGAGGATGTACGAGGACGGCAAGGGCGTCCCCGCACTCATCGCGGTGCATCAGAATTACTCAGGCGGAGCGCACGGCATTGCACTCGCCTATGCGATGGGAATAGGCGCAACCCGGGCCGTGGTGCTCGAGACATCCTTTGCCGAGGAGACCGAGACGGATCTCTTCGGTGAACAGGCCGTCCTCTGCGGCGGTATTACCTCACTCATCAAGGCGGGATTCGAGACGCTCGTTGAGGCGGGCTATGCTCCCGAGATGGCATATCTCGAGGTGCTCCACGAGACGAAGCTGATCGTCGATCTCATCTATGAGGGTGGATTTACTAAGATGCGAGACTCGATCTCGAATACCGCCCAGTACGGCGACCTGACCCGCGGACCCCGGATTATCGGGCCCGAGGCATATCTTGCGATGCAGCAGGTGCTGGAGGAGATCCAGAGCGGGGAATTTGCAAAAGAGTGGATGCTCGAGAACATGGTGAACCGGCCTGTCTTCAACGCCCTGACACGGGCAGACGAAAATCACCTCATCGAAACGGTTGGAAAGGAAGTACGCGGCCTCATGCCCCAGTTCAGACAGAAATAAAATTCTTTTTTTCTTTTTTACGCCGCACATTCTCCCATTGAATCGGAAAAAACAGGGTATATGCCGCTGAAACGCCGGCACGGGGCTTCCCCCGATCCGATGTGGCTCCCTTAGTAGCGCATCAGCCGCGTGGTGGTCCCGAGTGCATGGGTGATGTCCCCGCGCGGGAGTTCGAATACACCGCCCGCATAACGGATGCGGAGCGCATCCCCGCCGGTTTCGCCGATGATACGGTGGGGAATGCCGGCGAGCACCGCTTCGTCACGGCACGCGACAAGGAACCGGCCTTCCGTTTCGGCGAAGAGCTCCCGGAGAGGGTTGCCGTCGAGGCGGACCGACGCGGCCGGAGAACATCGTGCGAGAGCAGCGAGGAGGCCGCCTTTGGAGAGATCGGTGACGGTATCGATCCGGCCACCGGCAACGAGGTGCCGTACCGGCGCGAGAAGTCCCGGATCCGCCATCGCAGGGGCATGTCCGCCGCACCCGGTCACCGCGTCAAGGACCGAACCGCCGAATGCGTCCGTGGTTTCGCCGAGAAGGGCAAGGAGGGCGCCGTCACCGGGCGTTCCGGGCGTGAGAACCGGCCCCTTCCCGGCCATGCCAATCGAGGGCGTGGGTTTTATCTGGGTCTCAAATTCGTCGCTCTCATTGTAGAGGGAGACGTTTCCGCCCACGACGGGTGTGTTGAGCCGCCGGGCCATATCGCCCATCCCGAGAACCGACTGCTCGATCTGCCAGAATATTTCTGGGTGGACAGGACTCGCGAAGTTCAGGCAGTTGACAATGCAGAGCGGTTCGGCGCCTGCGCACGCGAGGTTTGCGGCGTTTTCATAGACGGCGTTCGCGGTCCCGGCGTAGGGCGCAAGGTAAATCTGGCGCGGATTGCAGCCGCACGACAGTACGAGGGCATCGTTCCCGAGGCGGAGGACGCCCGCATCGCCGCCGACGGAGAGCGTCCGGATCTGCACGTGATGGTCATACTGCCGTGCCACCCAGTCTTTACGGGCGACGTCCGGGTGGGAAAGCACCGCGCACGCAAGATCAGGGAGACTCGCAGATGGCGGCGTGAACGGTTTTTCCGCATTATACGGCGTCTTCGGCCACGCTTCGCACGGCGCACCTCCGACGAGCAGGTCGATGGGGAGATCGCAGACCGTACGGCCCCCGAACGTGATCACGTACCGCCGCTCCTCCGTCACCTCACCGATATCGCTCCACTGGAGGTCATACTTCTCCGCGATTTCACCGATGACCCGCACGTCCCCGGGTGCAACTTCGGCAAGCATCCGCTCCTGCGATTCGGCAAGCAGGATCTCGACCTCATTCATCCCCGTTTCACGGAGATGGACCCGGGAGGCATCGAGACGGGCGCCGAAGGTGCTGCTCATCTCGCTTGAGGCGCCTGCCAGCCCGGCAGCTCCGAGGTCACGGCAGGAGAGGATTTTTCCGGTCGCCGCCATCTCGAGGGTCGCCTCGATGAGGAGCTTTTCCGTATAGGGATCCCCGACCTGCACACAGGGGCGGTCCTCCGCCTCGGCGTCCTCGGAGAGGTCACGCGACGC encodes the following:
- a CDS encoding coenzyme F420 hydrogenase subunit beta, whose amino-acid sequence is MVLGNYKSAVAARSTDKGILSASQDGGIVTQLFAFALDEGIIDGAIVAGPGAEPWMPEPVVATTKAELLAARGTRYTISPNMALIKEATRSYGLDKVGIVGTPCQMQGLRKAQLYPIGMRDVPDKIALAIGIFCMENFPYQGLETMVEDHCTVKMESAVKMDIGKGKFSVYTERGGLSQIPLKLTHKYEQPGCHVCLDYVSNLADVSTGSVGTPDGWSTVFVRTKVGDGVWARAVDAGCFETKPIEEVKPGLELVTKLATDKITKNQKTVEARASFGVKADGSGKALRNPYL
- a CDS encoding coenzyme F420 hydrogenase subunit alpha is translated as MSKVVEISPTTRHEGHTKLVLKVNDEGIIERGDWLSLTPVRGIEKLAIGKSMHQVPKISSRVCGICPIAHTLAGCEAMEASIGCEIPEDAYLLRLILQCANRLHSHALHNILSLPDMYLPGTDVKINPFTPEEPVRTVALRIQRLREIAQTIGEIVGGEAIHPSNPRVGGMYTNITPRAKAKIYDLAKEGVPLMHAHMDLMIAIFKNWDARPTAANASGVEVEKTEKFGFHDQGYMAAAPLYASSSLDLDPQWSPERWTEVRPWDWYMGEMEIDLEDPSYPFGGTTKAGAKAWPQMEACTGVPLYDGAPVEVGPRARLAKYRDYDRKGAMGLQIARQMEFPDTLYAMMEAVDALDTSGSVLADEIPSGDGSLGWCANEAPRGCDVHLAKVKDNKVQWYSLLVPTTWNFPTCSRALEGAPWQLAEVIVRAYDPCVSCATHMLVVDEEKKVVAQKLIQ
- a CDS encoding coenzyme F420 hydrogenase, encoding MLDWYSENMVVGCGNPLQTDDGFGPAVVSELKKIALPENVKVLDAGLAGPHYLFTLMAQSDAPVRKMVIVDILDFGGEPGQITKVTPDYLSPGSYTDDHSWGLREPLRVLAERMEIVIIGCQPECIELSRISNEDESYEFWVTDTVKKAIPKAVRLVLDEIGVDYGHTISSQKTHHGGAAGEADGA
- a CDS encoding coenzyme F420 hydrogenase subunit gamma — protein: MPAEKAIPVAKPASKPGDVKIEQKLEGVIQEEKPVANKITVGHVHMSGCTGCLVSLADNYEGLFKILDDYADLVYALTLVDVRHVPEMDVALVEGSVCIQDEMAVEEIKETRRKAKVVVALGACASYGNITRFCRGGQWNQPQHESYLPIGDIIDVDVTLPGCPPGPQSIRNVCVMAYLLLQGTDEQKALAAAYLTPLMNLAKRGTEACGCDLMYDVINQGLCMGCGTCAATCPVRAITMVYGKPQVDRDLCIKCGACYAQCPRSFFNFDVINEFESITELIGAAMGQGGE
- a CDS encoding ketol-acid reductoisomerase (catalyzes the formation of (R)-2,3-dihydroxy-3-methylbutanoate from (S)-2-hydroxy-2-methyl-3-oxobutanoate in valine and isoleucine biosynthesis), which gives rise to MLKKYYESDADLSILDKSTIAVIGYGSQGRGQALNLRDSGLNVIIGLRPGKSWQKASEDGFEVYVVSEATQKADVVMILLPDENQAAVYRAEIFPHLVENNCLLFSHGFNIHYGQIMPPPNVDVAMVAPKGPGHMVRRMYEDGKGVPALIAVHQNYSGGAHGIALAYAMGIGATRAVVLETSFAEETETDLFGEQAVLCGGITSLIKAGFETLVEAGYAPEMAYLEVLHETKLIVDLIYEGGFTKMRDSISNTAQYGDLTRGPRIIGPEAYLAMQQVLEEIQSGEFAKEWMLENMVNRPVFNALTRADENHLIETVGKEVRGLMPQFRQK
- a CDS encoding GTP cyclohydrolase (MptA; in Methanocaldococcus this protein converts GTP to 7,8-dihydro-D-neopterin 2',3'-cyclic phosphate as the first step in methanopterin biosynthesis) → MELPDTQSTLPDVRINLTRVGVKNVKKLVEVGRPGKRPVIFISNFNVFVDLPSSLKGANLSRNFEVIDEVLQQAIEGEVKGIEEVCNAVARKLLDHHEYADRTEVDMKSLFMVKRETPVSKTECHEVVKVVASAVAQRTGTTPLVRKSIGAEVTGMTACPCAQNIMKERAMYVLQDLDIDQNKIDAFLDEVPMATHNQRGKGFLSIETDDDQHVELESIINILKESMSAQIYELLKRGDESHVVYSAHKNARFVEDCVREMAKRVIKQFSGLPGDTLITIKQTNEESIHQHDAYAERKATLAELRAELGEIQ
- a CDS encoding phosphoribosylformylglycinamidine synthase, producing MVSARDRSYLEHELKRELTPLEIACFDNLWSEHCSYRSTGALLKTLPTTGENVLLGPGDDAAIVRFSDDIALAIGMESHNHPSYVDPYDGAATGVGGIVRDVISMGARPIALMDPLYFGPLSQEKNRYLFEHVVAGIGDYGNCIGVPVVRGELVFDDSYAGNPLVNIVCVGVVNPGTFLTARVKKPGSRLVLYGASTGRDGLGGASFASRDLSEDAEAEDRPCVQVGDPYTEKLLIEATLEMAATGKILSCRDLGAAGLAGASSEMSSTFGARLDASRVHLRETGMNEVEILLAESQERMLAEVAPGDVRVIGEIAEKYDLQWSDIGEVTEERRYVITFGGRTVCDLPIDLLVGGAPCEAWPKTPYNAEKPFTPPSASLPDLACAVLSHPDVARKDWVARQYDHHVQIRTLSVGGDAGVLRLGNDALVLSCGCNPRQIYLAPYAGTANAVYENAANLACAGAEPLCIVNCLNFASPVHPEIFWQIEQSVLGMGDMARRLNTPVVGGNVSLYNESDEFETQIKPTPSIGMAGKGPVLTPGTPGDGALLALLGETTDAFGGSVLDAVTGCGGHAPAMADPGLLAPVRHLVAGGRIDTVTDLSKGGLLAALARCSPAASVRLDGNPLRELFAETEGRFLVACRDEAVLAGIPHRIIGETGGDALRIRYAGGVFELPRGDITHALGTTTRLMRY